DNA sequence from the Nitrospinota bacterium genome:
GTCCCGGATGTTTCGATTTCGTTGCGTCAGGGCGCCATACGGCCCTGGAGCCGCAAGACCTCCATTTACTATTCACAGATGCTGGAGGCCATCGCCTCGCACTATAACTTTTCCATGTCCACCCCGTTTGCCAAACTTTCCAAAAAGCACCGGGACGTGATCCTGCGCGGCAGCGGCGAAGAAGAGGTGAAATTCTTCTTCGAAAAGGAGAACCGCCGCCACTATTACATGGGAGTTTTCGAAGGGGTGATGGGCAACCTGGAGAGGCGCTACCGGGAGACCGACTCGGACGCCATCCGTGAGGAGATAGAAGAGTACATGCGGCTGGAGCCTTGCGCCCGGTGCGGCGGCAAACGCCTGCGGGACGAGGCGCTGGCGGTGCGGCTCAAGGACCGCTCGATAATAGACGTCTCCTCCATGTCCGTCAAAGAGGCGCTGGCGTACTTTGATTCGCTGGAGCTGGACAAACAGCGGCTGATCATCGGGCGGCGCATTCTAAAGGAGATCGTCGAACGCCTCGGATTTTTAAAGGACGTGGGGCTCGAATACCTTACGCTGGACCGGCCTGCGGCCACATTGTCCGGCGGGGAGGGGCAGAGGATACGGCTGGCCACGCAGATCGGCTCGTCGCTGATGGGGGTGTTGTATATTCTTGATGAGCCTTCCATCGGCCTGCATCACCGGGACAACCGCAGGCTCATAGAGACCCTTGTGCGGCTTCGCAATATCGGAAACACCGTGATCGTCGTCGAGCACGACAAGGACACGATCCTGGCCTCAGATTACGTGGTGGACCTGGGCCCCGGCGCGGGGGTGCATGGCGGCGAGGTGGTGGCGGCGGGGACGCCGGACGAGATCATGGCGGACAAAAATTCGCTGACCGGCGCCTATCTGTCCGGCAGGAAACGCATAGCCGTGCCGGCACAGCGGCGGAAGGGAAGCGGCGCCAAAATAGAGATCGAAGGTGCGGCGGAGCACAACCTGACCGGGTTTGACGTTTCCATCCCGCTGGGCGTGTTCACCTGCCTCACCGGCGTGTCCGGCTCCGGCAAAAGCACACTCTTGTTCGACATATTGTATAAATCGCTGGCGCGCCATTTCTGGGGCTCGCACGACCGGCCGGGGGCCCACAAGGCCATCCGCGGCCTGGAGCATATAGACAAGGTGATAGACATAGATCAAAGCCCCATCGGGCGCACCCCCCGCTCCAACCCCGCCACGTACACAGGCGTGTTCAACCTTGTGAGGGACCTTTATTCCAAACTCCCCGAATCGCGCAAACGAGGCTACCAGCCGGGGCGCTTCTCGTTCAACGTGAAGGGGGGGCGGTGCGAGGCGTGCCAGGGGGACGGGGTGATGAAAATCGAGATGCATTTCCTGCCTGACATATACGTCACCTGCGAAGTGTGCGGCGGCAGGAGGTTCAACCGGGAGACGCTGGAGATTGAACTTAAGGGCAAGTCCATCGCCGACGTGCTGGACATGACCATCGAGGAAGCCAATGAGTTTTTCCTGAACCACCCGGCGATAGAAAATGTGCTAAAGACATTGATCGACGTGGGGCTGGAATATATAAAGCTTGGCCAGTCCGCCACAACTCTCTCCGGCGGCGAGGCGCAGCGCGTGAAATTGTCCAAGGAGCTGTCCAAACGAGCGACCGGGCGGACACTTTACATACTCGACGAACCAACCACGGGGCTGCACTTCGAGGACATAAACAAACTCATCGAGGTGCTCAACAGCCTGACGGACGCCGGGAACACCCTGCTTGTGATCGAGCACAACCTGGAAGTGATAAAGACCGCCGACCACATAATTGACCTCGGTCCCGAGGGGGGCGACGGCGGCGGGAAACTTATCGCCACCGGCACTCCGGAGGAAGTGGCGAAGGTGGACGGATCGTACACCGGTATGTTCCTGCGGGAAGAGTTGGGGACGGGAAAAGGGAGTTCGAAAGGCGCGGCGCGCGGATGAGTGCGGATATTACCGTCAAATTCCACCCTCACGCCATGGAGCGGATGAAAGAGCGCGGCGCGGCTGAACAAGAAGTTGTCCTTGCCGTATAAAGAAGGGCGCAAGGAGCATGCGAGGCTTGGCAGGTGGAAATTTGATCGCTAGTTCGAATTTGGCGGCCAGTGGCATGGGAAGAATTATTCCAGAAAGCGTCTTGAAGTTATCGCGGTGATTGAAAATAGCTGTTGGACTGTGATAACCGTTGTCGTAAAATTTTATTGAGCGCGAAAGGAAGGGCGATGAAACTAACCTATGATCCCCGTTATAACATTGCGTATTTTTGCTTCCATGAAAAACCTGGGACCGTCAAGACCATACAGGTAAGCGAAGACCTGAACGTTGACATCGGCCCGGACGGCTCCGTTTACGGTATAGAATTGCTCAACGCCAACGAACAGTTGATGGCCGAAGACGAGGGGAAGCTTATCGTGATCAACGAGGCGGCTGGCGGAAAAAAAGAAATTGTTTTTGACAGGTGACTTTGACCCGCCGCATCCGTGTTGATTTCCAGTACCTCGGCGCAAACTACGCCGGGTGGCAGTGGCAGGACAACGCGCTTTCCATCCAGCAGGTGGCCGAAGAGGCGCTATCGAAAATCGTCAACCACACCGTCCGTTTCACCGCTTCTGGCAGGACGGACGCCGGTGTCCACGCAATCCGCCAGCCTGCGCATGTGGAGGTGGAAACGAGGATGGACGACAACTCGATCATGCGCGCCATGAACGCGCTGTTGCCGCCGGACATTGCGGTGACGAGCGTGGAAACTGTTCCCGGCGGCTGGCACGCGCGATTCTCGGCGAAAGAAAAAACTTACCGCTACGACATTCTAAACACGAAGGTCCGCTCTGTGTTCCTGCATGGCAGGGCATGGCTCGTTCATTCTCCGTTGGACATCGAAGCCATGCGCCGTGGGGCCGAATGTCTCGTCGGCGAGCATGATTTCTCGTCGTTCCGCTCCTCCGGCTGTTCGGCCAAGAGCCCTGTGCGGACGGTTTTCAAAGTTCAACTCACGCGCGATAGTGATTTAATAAGTTTCACTGTCACCGCCAACGGTTTTTTAAAGCAGATGGTGCGAAATATCGTGGGGACGCTCGTGGAAGCCGGGCGTGGCAAGATATCCCCGGAGCGGGTGAAACAGATGCTCGAAGCGCGGGACAGGACCGCCGCGGGCCCCTGCGCCCCGCCGGAAGGGCTTTACCTTGTGGACGTGGTCTATTAGGCCTGCGCCGGTCATCACTTTCCTGACCTTGCCCCGTCCGTGGCCGCAAGTTGCAAACCACGATACCCGCGTTATAGAATAAGCCTTTGTAATCTGAAAGAGTTTGAAGGACACATGAGCGACACGGCTACCGACAACAGTGAAAAGGCCGCCGGCCCGAAACGCAAGTTTCAGAGGATTGAGCGCCTCCCCCCGTATGTTCTGGCGGAGGTGACCAACATGCGCGTGATGGCAAGGCGCGCCGGTGAGGATATAATAGACTTTGGCATGGGCAACCCGGACATGGCCACGCCGCAGCACATAGTGGACAAGCTGGTGGAAGCGGCGGGCAATTCGAAGAACCACCGCTACTCGGCCAGCCGCGGCATAACCAAGCTGCGCCACGCCATCTGCGGGTGGTACAAGCGAAAGTTCGATGTGGACCTGGATCCCGAATCGGAGGCGATCGTCACCATCGGCAGCAAGGAAGGGATAAGCCACCTTATGCTGGCCATCACCTCGCCGGGGGACTCGGTGCTGGTCCCTTCGCCGACGTATTCCATCCACGCATACGCGGTGATCATCGCCAATGGGGACGTGATAAACGTCCCGTTGTCCACCGGCGCGGATTTTTTCGAGAACCTGAAGCACGCGTATGAGAGGACGTGGCCGCGGCCAAAGTCCATGATGATAAACTTTCCGCACAACCCGACAACAGTATGCGTGGACCTGGCGTTTTTCGAGAAGGTCGTCGCCTTCGCGAAAGAGCACGACATCATCGTGGTGCACGACCTGGCGTACGCGGAGATCGTGTTCGACGGGTACACGGCGCCATCTATATTGCAGGTTCCCGGGGCCAAGGACGTGGCGGTGGAGATGTACACTCTG
Encoded proteins:
- the uvrA gene encoding excinuclease ABC subunit UvrA → MRDSIYIKGAREHNLKNIDLTLPRDKLIVITGLSGSGKSSLAFDTIYAEGQRRYVESLSAYARQFLEQMEKPDIDYIDGLSPAISIEQKTTSKNPRSTVGTVTEIYDYLRLLFARVGSVFCHQCGREIASQTVQQMVDRVMELAEGTKIQILSPVVRDRKGEYKKELDQFRARGFVRVRVDGKMYDLGDDIELDKKKKHTIELVVDRLVIKAGLDRRLADSLEVSLKMGDGVTLIDVNGEKELLFSEKFACVHCNISYPEITPRMFSFNNPHGACQECSGLGVKRYISEDLVVPDVSISLRQGAIRPWSRKTSIYYSQMLEAIASHYNFSMSTPFAKLSKKHRDVILRGSGEEEVKFFFEKENRRHYYMGVFEGVMGNLERRYRETDSDAIREEIEEYMRLEPCARCGGKRLRDEALAVRLKDRSIIDVSSMSVKEALAYFDSLELDKQRLIIGRRILKEIVERLGFLKDVGLEYLTLDRPAATLSGGEGQRIRLATQIGSSLMGVLYILDEPSIGLHHRDNRRLIETLVRLRNIGNTVIVVEHDKDTILASDYVVDLGPGAGVHGGEVVAAGTPDEIMADKNSLTGAYLSGRKRIAVPAQRRKGSGAKIEIEGAAEHNLTGFDVSIPLGVFTCLTGVSGSGKSTLLFDILYKSLARHFWGSHDRPGAHKAIRGLEHIDKVIDIDQSPIGRTPRSNPATYTGVFNLVRDLYSKLPESRKRGYQPGRFSFNVKGGRCEACQGDGVMKIEMHFLPDIYVTCEVCGGRRFNRETLEIELKGKSIADVLDMTIEEANEFFLNHPAIENVLKTLIDVGLEYIKLGQSATTLSGGEAQRVKLSKELSKRATGRTLYILDEPTTGLHFEDINKLIEVLNSLTDAGNTLLVIEHNLEVIKTADHIIDLGPEGGDGGGKLIATGTPEEVAKVDGSYTGMFLREELGTGKGSSKGAARG
- the alaC gene encoding alanine transaminase, producing the protein MSDTATDNSEKAAGPKRKFQRIERLPPYVLAEVTNMRVMARRAGEDIIDFGMGNPDMATPQHIVDKLVEAAGNSKNHRYSASRGITKLRHAICGWYKRKFDVDLDPESEAIVTIGSKEGISHLMLAITSPGDSVLVPSPTYSIHAYAVIIANGDVINVPLSTGADFFENLKHAYERTWPRPKSMMINFPHNPTTVCVDLAFFEKVVAFAKEHDIIVVHDLAYAEIVFDGYTAPSILQVPGAKDVAVEMYTLSKTYAMPGWRVGFCVGNPEIVGALQRIKGYLDYGMFQPIQIASIIALNGPQECVEEIRQVYQDRRDVLVEGLNRIGWKVEKPKATMFVWAEIPDEFKKMGSLEFSKLLLTKAKVAVTPGIGFGDGGDNFVRFALVENEHRTRQAIRGIREAIRQG
- the truA gene encoding tRNA pseudouridine(38-40) synthase TruA; translated protein: MTLTRRIRVDFQYLGANYAGWQWQDNALSIQQVAEEALSKIVNHTVRFTASGRTDAGVHAIRQPAHVEVETRMDDNSIMRAMNALLPPDIAVTSVETVPGGWHARFSAKEKTYRYDILNTKVRSVFLHGRAWLVHSPLDIEAMRRGAECLVGEHDFSSFRSSGCSAKSPVRTVFKVQLTRDSDLISFTVTANGFLKQMVRNIVGTLVEAGRGKISPERVKQMLEARDRTAAGPCAPPEGLYLVDVVY
- a CDS encoding DUF2283 domain-containing protein yields the protein MKLTYDPRYNIAYFCFHEKPGTVKTIQVSEDLNVDIGPDGSVYGIELLNANEQLMAEDEGKLIVINEAAGGKKEIVFDR